The sequence CCGCGTGCCCCATACGAAACTGCATTATGGGCAGCTGCTGTCCTCCATGGGCCACCTCGCGCTTCGCACACCGGTCCTGCAGCGACGTGCGCTCTATCAGGCCTGCATGTTCGGCGCCTTCAGCCTCTTCTGGACGACGACGCCGCTGCTGCTGGCAAGCCCTGCCTTCGGTCTGACACAGAATGGCATCGCCCTCTTCGCACTTGCCGGAGCCGCCGGCGCCGTCGCCTCGCCGATTGCCGGACGCGTCGCTGATCGCGGCTGGACGAAGCTTGCCACGGCCTTCGCCCTGGTGCTCGCTATTGTCGCCTTCCTGATCGGCCATTTTTCCGGCAGCGGTTCGTTGCTGGCGCTGATCACGCTGACGCTGTCAGGCATCATGCTGGACTTCGGCGTCCAGACGAATCTCGTGCTCGGCCAACGCGCCATCTTCGCGCTCAGCGCCGAACATCGCAGCCGCCTCAATGGCCTCTATATGGCGACCTTCTTCGCCGGCGGCGCCCTCGGCTCGGCGCTTGGCGGCTGGGCCTATGCCACCGGCGGCTGGAACATGGCCTCCTGGATCGGCGTCGCCTTCCCGGTCATTGCGCTGCTTGCCTATCTGACCGAGCGGGAAAAATGATCAAGACGGCTGTGGCACAGCCTGCCGCAGCCAGTCACATTCGCGCAAGCCTGCGCCATGAAACGGATCGACCAGCGTGCCGGAGACAATGCCGGCCAGGATCTGCGGTGCGGGTGGCACTTGGGCAATGGTCGCAACCAGCCGATCTCGGATCCAGGCCAGCGCCGCCGAATCCGATTGGTAGAAGGGCGTAAAGGCAGCAGAGAGCAGCTGAAAAAGCCGCACATGCATCCGCCGTGCCTTGGCATAAGCAGCAAGTGCGGCATCGATCGTTTCATGTCCTGCCAGAGCATGCGCGAGCGCGGCAACATCGAGCAACGCCATATTGGCGCCCTGCCCAAGCTGCGGGCTAGTGGAATGGGCCGCATCGCCGACGAAGACAGTCCGCCCGCTATAGGGCGTCATCACGGTACGATGGGCATAACGCGCCAGCGTCAACTGATC comes from Rhizobium tropici CIAT 899 and encodes:
- a CDS encoding MFS transporter; protein product: MPATAAARRESTPLPEKTLSPLLTFMFAAACGLVAANLYYGQPLAGPISQSLGFSPAATGLIVTLTQIGYGLGLLLIVPLGDLLENRKLVLTLVALAAVALVGAAFAWSPSLFLLASLCIGLASVAVQVLVPFAAHMAPDASRGAVVGNVMSGLLVGIMLARPAASFLSELLSWHAVYIISAGVMIGLIVILRLVLPTRVPHTKLHYGQLLSSMGHLALRTPVLQRRALYQACMFGAFSLFWTTTPLLLASPAFGLTQNGIALFALAGAAGAVASPIAGRVADRGWTKLATAFALVLAIVAFLIGHFSGSGSLLALITLTLSGIMLDFGVQTNLVLGQRAIFALSAEHRSRLNGLYMATFFAGGALGSALGGWAYATGGWNMASWIGVAFPVIALLAYLTEREK